The Cucurbita pepo subsp. pepo cultivar mu-cu-16 chromosome LG15, ASM280686v2, whole genome shotgun sequence genome contains the following window.
aattcGACTCCTCTTTTTGGAGCCCTCGatcaaagtacaccctttgttcgacactttagtcacttttgactacaccttcgaagctcacaactctttgttcgatatttgagaattctatttcatggctaagtttagggtcatgactctgataccatgttaggaatcacaactctcctATGATcttgttcactttgagtataagctctcattgatttgctttgggcttccccaaaaggccttatctcaatggagatagtattcctcacttataaactcatgtgCGAATGAGTAGGCTTAGCCCTGAAGGGAGTAGACactaggcagtgtgccagcaaggacactggacatctaagggaggtggattggggggtcccaccgattggagaagggaatgattgccagcgaggacgctgactttgaagggaggtggattgtgagatcccacatcggttggggaggagaacgaaacattctttataagggtgtaaaaacctcttccCTAACaaatgagttttaaaaactctCACGGGAATCCTGAAATAGAAAGCTGAGAGAGGATAATATATCTATTGAtgttgattaaaaattaaatttacgaTAACCTATCAACTTCATTTTTACGATCAGAATTGACGTGCAGGTGAAGGAAAAGTGGTTCGgggagagaaaatggaagatggtTGAGGTTAACTTAGAAGACCACATTTATACACCAAAATTTCCGGTGGATCTCTCACCATATGAATATGATGCTTACTTTGATGAATATGCTACAAACACAGCCACCAAACCCTTTAATCAAAGCATTCCTTTGTGGGAAATTCACGTTTTCAACTACCCTACAAGCCATGCACCATGCACTCTAATTTTCAAGGTTCATCACTCTATAGCCGATGGCTTTTGTCTTATGAACACCCTTTTAAGTTTCCTTAAGAGAGCCGATGATCCTTCTCTTCCTCTCACTTTCCCGTCTCGAAAACGCTCAAAACAACTCGAATATGCACACGATTTTGGTCGTCTTAGCCATTTCCCAGCTCGTCTTTTCTTATCTCTTTGCAACTTCATCTCGAACTTTGGATATAGTATCGCGAACACTTTTACTGAAGATGATCCAACGCCCATCAAACGAGAAGGAGATTCCATGCAACTCGTTAAGCCAATTGCCATATCCACCATGACTTTTTCCCTCgatcaaatcaaacaaatcaaGACTAAGCTTAACGCGGTATATATctttcatattataaattatatgtttcGTTCTTAAACTTTCTTAAACCTCTACCATATATTAACAGAGCGTTAATGATGTGATCACGGGAATCATATTCTTGGGAATTCGACTATACATGCAAGAACATAGCCCCGATTCAAGGGAGGCAAATTCAAGTGCATTGATTCTACTCAACACGAGAAAGGCTAAGGCTTACAAATCGGTTCAAGAGATGGTCGAAACCGACACGGACGCACCGTGGGGAAATAGAATCGCCTTTTTGCCAATGCCAATCCCTAAACTCATGGATTCTACTCTTTCAACTGCCCCTTTGGAGTTTGTGAAGGAAGCCAAAAAGAACATCATGTTGCAAAGAAGCCCTCTCTCAGGTATCGTCTATTGTCTAGTTTTGAAACGCTTTAAAAAGGTTAaactgtgatgtcccacattggttgggaaggagaacaaaccaccatttataataagagtgtggaaaccttcccttagcagATGCGTGCTTtgaggaaaagtctaaagaggacaatatttgctagcggtggatctgggtcgttacaaatagtattagagccaagtttcggacgatgtgccagccttctcgttgttccccgaagggggtagacacgaggcggtgtgccagtaaagacacgaggcggttccacatcggttggaggaaggaaagagtgctagcgaggacgctgggctccgaagggggtggattgtgatgttccaTATTGGTTGCGAGGAATCCCATAATGTTTAAAggtttaaatataattattactcATAAATATTGAGATTAACGTTTCTAATTTGAATTGTAGAGTCTAATTGTAACAATTGTGAGTTACATGGGAGACTTGAGGATTGTGTTTGGAGGTGAGAAGTGCTTCATAGATCTACACAAGTTGAAAGCATGCGTTGAAGATGCCTTCCAAAGGATGCTGATCGAAGctcgtttaaaaaattaaagtgattttaaacttttccaaattttagttttcataagcataaaccctaaaccctacgCGGTGCGCTATTAGTATTAACGATCTATCAAACAAGATACAACTATgtctttcttttatatatacatttatgTTGGTTTGAGTTTGTCTTGTCATGTTTCATACTTCAAATAAGTTAATTCGACCGTTCTATTCCTGTCTGAAAAAGTCTCATAAAACAGATATATTCAGTGTTATGGTCATACTTTTCAAATCACCGGGTGTTATGACATACACACAATCATGATAGCGttaaggaaaactcaaaaccctattaattaagaaaaagctCCATGGAAGCCTCATGTATGTTCTCGAAAGCCTTCTCCATGCAAGACGTGAGTTTCTCCTCATCTATAAATTCTTTCTCGCTCAGAAGGGTAATTCTCAATTGTTCCATGTAGCTTATCACTGTTATCATCAAACTCTGAGGTATACCAACGACGGTAAAGTAGACTCCTTTTACTGGGTGACCACACATAGCCATTTTCTCCCTTGGCCCCATCATGTTAGATATGCTTAAGCTTGTATTTTGCGCCGTCTTGTACATAAATTTGGCTGCTACCTATCAAAAATTGCATACACGTGCATGGTTAGTacttgtaaaaagaaaaaagggttaGTTTTTAGGAGTATTTGTGGACATACCTCTGGGCCCCTCAGCTTGTGTATCATCTCCATTAGCTTGCCAACAAGGAAAACAGCTGAAGAATATCTCTTTCtcttaatcattttttgtGCGGCTTTGATGAATTGGAGTGGGTTTGAAAGCTCATACTCAGTGGCTTTGGGAATGTCTATATGCAAGAACGCAAATCGATTCCCCCATGGAGCATTTGAGTTATTGGGCTTCAACATGTCTTGCACAGACTTGTAATTTTCAACCATCCTTGTGTTGATCAAAACCAATGCTGTCGAGTTTGAGTTGGTTGAGTCGGGACGAGTCTCTTGCATATATAATCGAAGTCCTAAGAAGATCATTCCCGTAATCACATCGTTGATCGTCTACTATACCATTAGTTCGTTAGAAGAATTAGAATATGATAAATCGTTTATATGAGTTGAAATGTAGAGAAATatattgtaacagctcaagcccacaactcatagatattgtctgctttgacccgttatgtgTCGTCATCAATctcaatgtgagatcccacatcggttggagaggagaataaaatattctttagaatgttttaaaaggaaagcccgagagggaaaacccaaaaaatgacaatatctgctagtggttggcttggaccgttacaaatgatatcagagtcaacactggcgatgtgccagcaaggaggctgagctctgagggggtggacacgaggtggtgtgccagcaaggatacTGGGCttcgaaggaggtggattgtgagatcgcacattAGTTAGGGAGAatgaacgaatcattctttataagggtatgaaaacttctccctaatagacgggtattaaaaactttgaggaaaagccaaaaaagaacaatacctgttaacagtgggcttgagctgttacacccatggttttaaaacatatctactagggagaggttttcacatcattataatgaatattttgttcccctctccaaccgatgtagaatctagtagtagatgcgttttaaaatcgtgaggctgacgacaatccataacgggccaaaataaaaaatatctattagaAATGGACTAAAACCGTGGAAATCATACCACTCGGAGTTTGGCTTTGATTTGCTTGATATGATGAAGAGAGAATGTGATTGTTCGTATTGCAAATGTCCTAAACTCCACATCATCACGACCAGATCTAATGGGTGTCAAGTGGTCTTCAAGAACACTGCTTTTCATCATGTTCCCACAAAAATCCAACACAGTATTCATAGATGACAACAAAAACTGCGACACGCAACCTAGAATGTGCCCTGATTGCTCTGCCTTAATTGTCCTTGAAGGAAAGGTCAAGGGAAGAGAAGGATTATGTGCTCTTGTCATGCTGGAAATAAGAACACCCATCAAAGAATAGCCATCGCCAAGTGAATGGTGAATCTTGAAAATTAGATTTCCAACTGCATTACTGGTCGGACAGTTGATGATATGAATTTCCCACAACGGTTTATTTTGAGACAACTCTTGTAGAGCGTAATTGGTCATATATTCATTGAAATAAGCATCGAAGAGTTGAAGTGACAAGTTGGAGGGTGGAGTATGCACAATAATATGCTCTTCAATCTTCACTTCaactttcttccattttctctcccCATTTACGTCATTCAcctgttttcaaaacacgttaATTTTCAAAGCAAAATCGAGAAACTAAGCTTATAATTTAACACAATATCGGGTCGAGAGTCGTATGTTAGGATAGTTGAAGTAAAGAGGTTGAGAGTGTACCATAATCGAAGTAAAGAGCGGGTTGAGACGGATGAGATGGTTAGGGAAGGACATAAATTTGAGTTCATCAATGGCGatttcaaattccaaaacaGCAATAATAGAAACGGATAGTACTGAGCTGTTCATGTGCTGGGCAATAGGGCTAACTGGCTCAAGCAACTCATCTTCCTTCATCTCCATCGCCAATTCTCTAGATTTCAACTCTTTTTTTACCCAaccaaatttcaatatatatattgtaaaaaCCACCAATCCCTTTAAATAAATGGGGTTTATTAATCATATTAATGGGTATCACAACTACTCTTCTATGTCTTATTGAATGTATTATTAACCTAGCTGTTCCAACCGATCCCGAAAATGGAAGTGTAAGAGAAATCACAGtacaaaaaaattggattaaactaaaattgatATGTATTCGTTTCATCTTGTGAGATCTTGTGGTTGGAGagtgaaacgaaacatttcttataaggtgtGTAAATCTCTTACTGGTagatagttttaaaattgtgaggctggtTAGACTTGGcctgttgcaaatggtatcaaagcaatCACCGGACCGGGCGAGACTCTaatcggagtagggctagaccctctccttCATAGTAGATGCGTTAATGCACTGTGTTGTGGGGCTAACTAGCTGATGACAATCTCATATTGCAATTTTCATCGtgcaaaattttctatttatttttgcatggATCAAGCTTATgaattcaaatcttcaaatttacttgatttttatttttaatatctttaaaaaacacaagactttcttttataattgaaatgaaatatatattttttaaaatgtaaattatattatgtGATGACTTGTATAATAACAATAGTAGGGGTAAATAATTCTTGTCTCAACTCATACAAGTCTTTTATTAATGTCTTACCAAACTCTGTAGAAAAATTCTGGGTCTACTTGATGAGGTAATTAAGTTAttgcataaataatttttttaattataaaattgaagcaagaaaatagaagttaataattaagaacGTCTAATAAAATGGGAGAATTTGATTAGCGTGGTTGGTAATTGGTATTAATTGGTATTAAttaatccatttttaaaaaatcttttgtTGCCTAATTTTGCTGTCCACTTTTATGCCTCTTGTTTCTTTGCTAGATTTTGTTAGTTAATTTAGTTGGAGGTTAAAAACCCGTAGAGTTTGGTTGGAGGTGACACTCGGTAGGAATTTTGTCAAGGACCCAGACCTAAAGATGTAGAGACGGTGAAGCCTTCCTCGTCTCAcattctatttcattttccatccttacaaattttttcatttattttttgtatgaaCAGAGACAAGATTCCCTTCAAACACTTCCGAACTCTAATGATGTTTTTGATAGCTGTGATTTCAAGTGACGACTCTTCAGACACTGAATGAAACACATTCGTGCAATCACATAAGCTCTTTTAACCGCCACTGCCTGAACCATTTTTCTTGTCAAAGAACAAACTtccctcaaacaaaatatgtCATACTAATCAAAGCGAttcaacataaacataattatgatattgtttactttaaaCATAGGTTCTCCTGGTACAATCTCATTCTAAACTAATAAAGATAgtattcattatttataaacttatgacCTTCTCCTTGAGTAGCCAACATGGGATTACCCCTCAACCATATTACtacgagaaaaaaaagatgcaTAGCTTTAGTAGATAATGTCTAAATGGAAACCTCCATGAAAGCCTTATATATGTTCTCGAAAGCCTTGTTCATGCAGGAGGTGAGTTTCTCGTCATCTATAAATTCTTTCTCACTCCGAAACGTAATTCTCAAATCATCCATATAACTTATCATTGTTATCACCAAACTCTGCAAATAACAAATCATTAAATTCTTATATAACAACATATCAAACTCTTGCCTATTTGACATTCCTAAATTACCTGAGCTACACCAACCACGGTAAAGTAAACTCCTTTTACCGGATGACCACACACAGCCATTTTCTCCCTTGGCCCGATCATGTTTGATATCGCTAAGCTTGTATTTCTAAACGTCTTGTACATAAATTTGGCTGCTACCTATCAAAAATTTCATACACGTTTGTACttgtaaaacaaaaaagtgtTAGTTTTTAGGAGTATTTGTGGACATACCTCTGGGCCTCTCAGCTTGTGTATCATCTCCATTAGCTTGCCAACAAGGTAAACAGCTGAAGAATATCTCTTTCTCTTGATCATTTTTTGTGCGGCTTTGATGAATTGGAGTGGGTTTGAAAGCTCATACTCAGTGGCTTTGGGAATGTCTATATGCAAGAACCCAAATCGATTCCCCCATGGAGCATTTGAGTTATTGGGCTTCAACATGTCTTGCACAGACTTGTAATTTTCAACCATCCTTGTGTTGATCAAAACCAATGCTGTCGAGTTTGAGTTGGTTGAGTCGGGACGAGTTTCTTGCATATATAATCGAAGTCCTAAGAAGATCATTCCCGTAATCACATCGTTGATCGTCTATTATATCATCATTTCGTTAGAAGAAttagaaatatattataacaatCCAAGTTCACTgataatagatattgtttgttttgacctgttatgtatcgtggTCAGCTTCAgggttttaaaaacatgagattttcatacccttataaagaatgtttcggttctcctcttcaacagATGTGGGATTTGCTAGTAgtatgaggctgacgatgatacgtaacgggccagaGCAGACAATAGTGAGTAGAAAGGAAATCATACCACTCCaagtttggttttgatttgtttgatttgaggAAGAGAGAATGTGATTGTCCGTATTGCAAATGTCCTAAACTCCACATCATCACGACCAGATCTAATGGGTGTCAAGTGGTCTTCAAGAACACTGCTTTTCATTATGTTCCAACCAAAATCCAACATAGTATTCATAGATGACAACAAAAACTGATACACACGACCTAGAATGTGCCCTGATTGCTCCAACTTAACTTTCCTTGAAGGAAAAGTTAAAGGAAGAGAAGGATCATGTGCTCTTGTCATGCTGGAAATAAGAACACCCATCAAAGAATAGCCATCGCCAAGTGAATGGTGAATCTTGAAAACTAGGTTTCCAACTGCATTACTGGTCGGACAGTTGATGATATGAATTTCCCACAACGGTTTATTTTGAGACAACTCTTGTAAAGCGTAATTGGTCATATATTCATTGAAATAAGCATCGAAGAGTTGAAGTGACAAGTTGGAGGGTGGAGTATGCACAATAATATGCTCTTCAATATTCACTTCaactttcttccattttctctctccatttGTATCATTCACCTGTTCGATGCctcaacttcaaaatttatctaataaattgtAACACTCACGCCTAGCgtggatattgtccactttggcccattacgtatccaCGTCAGCGAGacagaggtttccacacccttataaggaatgttttattcccctctctaatcaatgtgagatctcacaatccacctcttggagaccaacgtcctcactaacacaccCCTTGGtatttgactctgatactatttgtaataactcaagctCATCACTAGCTATTTTCCATTTTGGCTCATtacatatcgctgtcagcctcacggttttaaaatacgtttatcagggaaaggttttcacatctttataagaaatgtttcgttcccttctccaaccgacatgagatctcacataaactctcttaaacgtttaaattatatGTAATATAAGTCATTGAATTTCGAAAAATGTCTCACAAATTTCTTATGTCTAATAGACCATGATACTAAAacataatcattaaaaaagtggttttgtttattttaaaattattttcaaacatgtcgactttaaaaataaaatcgagaCTAAACTTATAGTTTAACACAATATTGAATCGAGAGTACGATAAACCTAAGTTTAAGCATAGTATGATAGTAGAGATTAAAGAGAGTACCATAATAGAAGTAAAGAGCGGGTTGAGATGGATGAAATGCTTTGCAAACGACATAAATTGTAGTTCATCAATGGCCATTTCGAGTTCCAAAACAACAATAAGAGAAATGGATTGTACTGAGCTGTTCATGTGCTGCGCTGTAGGGCTAACTGGCTGAACCAACTCATCTTCTTTCATCTCCATCGCCAATGCTCTAGATTTCAACTCTTTCTTTACCCAACCAAACTTCAATAAtactatctatatatatatatatcttcaaTGGAGTACGGTAAATCTCACTCTAATAAAAATTACCGTTCTCTTGAATTTAATAGAATTTACTGATCATATTAATAGATATCTAAACTGTTCATCTATGTCTTATTGAATGTACTATACATTATTATTCCAACGCTACTCAAGAATAGATTAGACTAAGAAAAATAGATTATATTCTCTTAGCGATAAAGCTAATcctttaggtttttttttttaataattaagagGGAACAACAAGTACCTTTCACATTCACAATAAAGGCATTTATT
Protein-coding sequences here:
- the LOC111776457 gene encoding O-acyltransferase WSD1-like; the encoded protein is MEILEDSAAPMSPLSQYFNTSAMCVSVLGFIELEAPISASHAVSIGTHVLIPANPRFSSIMVKEKWFGERKWKMVEVNLEDHIYTPKFPVDLSPYEYDAYFDEYATNTATKPFNQSIPLWEIHVFNYPTSHAPCTLIFKVHHSIADGFCLMNTLLSFLKRADDPSLPLTFPSRKRSKQLEYAHDFGRLSHFPARLFLSLCNFISNFGYSIANTFTEDDPTPIKREGDSMQLVKPIAISTMTFSLDQIKQIKTKLNASVNDVITGIIFLGIRLYMQEHSPDSREANSSALILLNTRKAKAYKSVQEMVETDTDAPWGNRIAFLPMPIPKLMDSTLSTAPLEFVKEAKKNIMLQRSPLSGIVYCLVLKRFKKSLIVTIVSYMGDLRIVFGGEKCFIDLHKLKACVEDAFQRMLIEARLKN
- the LOC111811783 gene encoding uncharacterized protein LOC111811783, whose product is MNSSVLSVSIIAVLEFEIAIDELKFMSFPNHLIRLNPLFTSIMTINDVITGMIFLGLRLYMQETRPDSTNSNSTALVLINTRMVENYKSVQDMLKPNNSNAPWGNRFAFLHIDIPKATEYELSNPLQFIKAAQKMIKRKRYSSAVFLVGKLMEMIHKLRGPEVAAKFMYKTAQNTSLSISNMMGPREKMAMCGHPVKGVYFTVVGIPQSLMITVISYMEQLRITLLSEKEFIDEEKLTSCMEKAFENIHEASMELFLN
- the LOC111811697 gene encoding O-acyltransferase WSD1-like — protein: MEMKEDELVQPVSPTAQHMNSSVQSISLIVVLELEMAIDELQFMSFAKHFIHLNPLFTSIMVNDTNGERKWKKVEVNIEEHIIVHTPPSNLSLQLFDAYFNEYMTNYALQELSQNKPLWEIHIINCPTSNAVGNLVFKIHHSLGDGYSLMGVLISSMTRAHDPSLPLTFPSRKVKLEQSGHILGRVYQFLLSSMNTMLDFGWNIMKSSVLEDHLTPIRSGRDDVEFRTFAIRTITFSLPQIKQIKTKLGVTINDVITGMIFLGLRLYMQETRPDSTNSNSTALVLINTRMVENYKSVQDMLKPNNSNAPWGNRFGFLHIDIPKATEYELSNPLQFIKAAQKMIKRKRYSSAVYLVGKLMEMIHKLRGPEVAAKFMYKTFRNTSLAISNMIGPREKMAVCGHPVKGVYFTVVGVAQSLVITMISYMDDLRITFRSEKEFIDDEKLTSCMNKAFENIYKAFMEVSI